The following coding sequences lie in one Desulfobotulus pelophilus genomic window:
- a CDS encoding response regulator, with product MNPEPETSLRQDNLFLEKEREPTLLIIEAEPSFRRNLCGILGGRPFRILESDGCAKTLEVLTSQDVDVIILGLVHMKEEGVRILKVLREKCPFCDVIVINTPQQMPLSIACMKLGAADEFLVPFDLADLEKSILEAVDRKQEAGMRTIERRRFRMNP from the coding sequence ATGAATCCAGAGCCCGAAACAAGTCTTCGACAAGACAATCTTTTTTTAGAAAAAGAGAGGGAGCCCACCCTGTTGATTATTGAAGCCGAGCCCTCTTTTCGCCGTAATCTCTGCGGCATACTGGGTGGCAGACCTTTCCGTATTCTGGAAAGTGACGGGTGCGCAAAAACCTTGGAAGTTCTTACCAGCCAGGATGTGGATGTCATTATTCTGGGGCTTGTGCATATGAAAGAGGAAGGGGTCAGAATACTGAAAGTTCTTCGCGAGAAATGCCCCTTTTGTGATGTCATCGTGATTAATACTCCTCAGCAGATGCCTCTTTCCATAGCCTGCATGAAGCTGGGAGCCGCCGATGAGTTTCTGGTTCCCTTTGATCTGGCGGATCTGGAAAAAAGTATCCTTGAGGCCGTTGACCGCAAACAGGAAGCGGGCATGAGAACCATAGAAAGACGCCGTTTCAGAATGAATCCATAA
- a CDS encoding response regulator, which translates to METQVMLVDDEAPFVDALAQRLSMRGFTVAKAYSGDTCLQVLSDRHEEVDVVVLDLLMPGISGIEVLKEIRKKNPLIQIILLSGQATVESAIEGMKQGAYDFLLKPADTEVLSAKIEAAAAIKKAHEERIRKAEMDTIITERGW; encoded by the coding sequence ATGGAAACACAAGTGATGCTCGTAGATGATGAGGCTCCCTTTGTGGATGCCCTCGCCCAGAGGCTTTCCATGCGGGGCTTTACCGTGGCGAAAGCCTACAGTGGCGATACCTGCCTGCAGGTTCTTTCCGATCGCCATGAAGAGGTGGATGTGGTGGTTCTGGACCTGCTTATGCCTGGTATTTCAGGCATTGAGGTGCTAAAGGAAATCAGAAAAAAGAATCCCTTGATACAGATCATTCTGCTTTCCGGCCAGGCTACGGTGGAATCCGCCATTGAAGGCATGAAGCAGGGCGCTTACGATTTCCTTTTAAAACCAGCGGATACGGAAGTTCTCTCCGCTAAGATCGAAGCGGCCGCAGCCATCAAAAAGGCCCATGAAGAGCGGATCCGGAAGGCGGAAATGGATACCATCATCACTGAAAGGGGATGGTAA
- a CDS encoding SLC13 family permease, whose amino-acid sequence MNASATVSKAHVDYKRLFFMFLGIFLFCIVYWAPPFPDAIDPLGASFTLSKEAKGAIAIFLLAGTWWVFEVVPIGITSILIGVMQVMFYVRSANDAFKDFMTPSVMFIFASLIIGIVFTKTGLTKRIAYKMLSIVGEKTHLIMLGCFLITVALTHFMAHTAVAATMYPLLLAVYAMYSDDPSKPTNFGKGLFIGMAYVAGAGSIVTLLGAARAPVALGFYNDIVGREISFFELTYYMAPVGWLMAFLIWGMILLFLPPEKKEIEGVRERAAELAAQQGPISAKEIVAAGVVITCILIMSLGSFFPLLAKLDKTGLILITTLIFFTTRILTIDDLEAVPWNIILLFGGAMSIGFCLWQTGAAQWMAVHWLTLFEKAHWFIFVMGMAVFVLAMTNFIMNVAAIAISMPVALVIAPYLNVAPEVITFAALVTAGMPFLLLVGAAPNAIAYNSGQFTTGEFFKYGLVASILLLAVLSLFILVIWPLMGMPVSLLGG is encoded by the coding sequence ATGAATGCCTCGGCTACCGTTTCAAAAGCCCACGTAGACTATAAACGTCTTTTTTTCATGTTTCTGGGTATTTTCCTGTTTTGTATTGTGTACTGGGCTCCGCCCTTCCCCGATGCCATAGATCCCCTTGGAGCCTCCTTTACCCTTTCCAAGGAGGCCAAGGGAGCCATTGCGATTTTTCTTCTGGCTGGCACCTGGTGGGTATTTGAAGTGGTACCCATCGGTATCACCAGTATTCTTATCGGGGTGATGCAGGTCATGTTCTACGTGCGTTCCGCCAATGACGCCTTTAAAGACTTCATGACCCCCTCCGTCATGTTTATCTTTGCCTCTCTCATCATTGGTATTGTTTTTACCAAAACAGGGCTGACCAAGCGCATAGCCTACAAAATGCTTTCCATCGTAGGCGAAAAAACCCACCTGATCATGCTGGGCTGTTTTCTCATCACCGTGGCCCTGACCCATTTCATGGCCCATACGGCCGTTGCCGCCACCATGTATCCCCTTCTTCTGGCTGTCTATGCCATGTATTCCGATGACCCTTCCAAGCCCACCAATTTCGGTAAAGGTCTTTTCATTGGAATGGCCTATGTGGCCGGAGCGGGCAGTATTGTCACCCTGCTGGGTGCGGCCCGTGCACCCGTGGCTCTGGGTTTTTACAATGACATTGTGGGTCGGGAGATTTCCTTTTTCGAACTGACCTATTACATGGCTCCCGTGGGCTGGCTCATGGCCTTTCTCATCTGGGGAATGATTCTGCTTTTCCTGCCTCCGGAGAAAAAAGAAATTGAAGGTGTGCGGGAAAGGGCTGCGGAGCTGGCGGCCCAGCAGGGTCCCATATCAGCCAAGGAAATCGTTGCCGCTGGTGTGGTAATTACCTGTATCCTCATCATGTCTCTGGGAAGCTTCTTTCCGCTGCTCGCCAAGCTGGATAAGACGGGCCTGATTCTTATCACCACCCTCATTTTCTTTACCACCCGTATTCTCACCATTGACGACCTGGAAGCCGTGCCCTGGAACATCATTCTGCTTTTCGGTGGTGCCATGAGCATTGGTTTCTGTCTCTGGCAGACCGGAGCCGCCCAGTGGATGGCCGTACACTGGCTGACCCTTTTTGAAAAGGCCCACTGGTTTATCTTTGTCATGGGAATGGCTGTTTTTGTTCTGGCCATGACCAACTTCATCATGAACGTGGCGGCCATTGCCATTTCCATGCCCGTGGCTCTGGTCATTGCGCCCTACCTCAATGTGGCTCCCGAGGTCATTACCTTTGCGGCCCTTGTTACCGCAGGTATGCCCTTTCTTCTTTTGGTTGGTGCCGCACCCAACGCCATTGCTTATAACTCCGGACAGTTCACCACGGGAGAATTTTTTAAATATGGTCTCGTCGCCAGTATTCTGCTGCTGGCCGTGCTTAGTCTTTTCATATTGGTCATCTGGCCGCTGATGGGTATGCCCGTATCCCTTCTGGGAGGCTGA